A single genomic interval of Daucus carota subsp. sativus chromosome 1, DH1 v3.0, whole genome shotgun sequence harbors:
- the LOC108204928 gene encoding uncharacterized protein LOC108204928, with protein sequence MDPDDIIAYLVQEEVEEEDEMNIALASFSELIRRSSSRVVRHGGSVFNHRMIRRNRDLGNQLIYRDYFSDNPTYPDYIFRRRFRMRRSLFVRIQAAIESHDPYFVQRYNAAGILGLSSLQKITAALRIIAYGVPADAIDDYIRIGESTAIESLKKFVTAIVQIFGEQYLRKPNSADINRLMEVAKQRGFPGMLGSIDCMHWRWKNCPTAACFPPNWPFKG encoded by the coding sequence ATGGATCCTGATGATATCATAGCATATTTGGTTCAAGAAGAAGTGGAGGAAGAGGATGAAATGAATATTGctctggcttcattttcggaacTCATTCGCAGAAGTAGTTCGAGGGTAGTTCGTCATGGAGGATCAGTGTTCAACCACCGTATGATTCGCCGTAATAGAGATTTAGGTAATCAACTTATCTATCGTGATTATTTCAGTGATAATCCTACATATCCGGATTATATTTTTCGTAGGAGATTTCGTATGAGAAGATCATTATTTGTTCGAATTCAAGCTGCGATTGAGTCACATGATCCCTACTTCGTGCAAAGATATAATGCAGCAGGAATTCTTGGTCTATCATCACTCCAAAAGATAACTGCAGCATTAAGAATTATTGCATATGGAGTCCCTGCAGATGCAATTGATGACTATATTCGAATTGGTGAAAGCACCGCAAttgaaagtttaaaaaaatttgtcacAGCAATTGTGCAGATTTTTGGTGAGCAGTACTTAAGAAAGCCAAATAGTGCTGATATTAATAGATTGATGGAGGTTGCTAAGCAGCGTGGTTTTCCGGGGATGCTAGGCAGCATAGATTGTATGCATTGGAGATGGAAAAACTGCCCTACAGCAGCGTG